From the Lathyrus oleraceus cultivar Zhongwan6 chromosome 3, CAAS_Psat_ZW6_1.0, whole genome shotgun sequence genome, the window AGGAGAAATAGAAGGAGTATTTTATCTAAAGCTATTTGCCATTATTATGGAGATAAAGGTCACATTAGGCCTCTTTGTCATGTTAGGAACATTCAAGTTCCTAATGATAAAATGACATGGATTTCTAAGTGTACCTCAACTAACCCCAAAGGTACCAACTAAAATTGGCTACCTAGTTCTATCTATTGTTGTTTTGTGCAGGAGTGTCTAGGAATCTTTATGGATTATTAAGACAAGTGAAGGAAGATGTATCCAATCATATTTGTGATCATATTATATTCTTTTTGTTGTACTAATGTTGTTACTTTCTAACGTTACTTGTGCATAAAGTTTAGTCCTAGATCATTATAATTGGTATGATCGTTTCATTCTCCTTTTACTTTCATGTGGTTGCACTTTGTTTATCGTATTCACATTAAATTTTTTTGCATTATAAGAATCTCTTCATGTTGCTTTTGATGAGTCCTTACCGAAAAGTCGGGAAAAGGTATTTGTTCTGATATTTCAGGTTTGATAACAGATAAGTTGATCAACAAAGAAAGTTACAAAGAGGATCCTTCACCTTAAATAAAGGACAAGGACATTATGGAATATAAAGAGGAAAGCTTACATAAGGGTGAAAAACAAGAGACCTTGAATCAGTTGTCTCAAGATTGGACAATCGCAAAAGATGACCCGTTGGATCAAATTCTAAGAGATATCAAAAGAGGAAGTTTTCAAACTAAGCCATTGGTGTAGAATTATGGTGCTTACTTTAAAAGTTCTCATAGACAAAGATGAAAGAGGAGTGAATTTCGAAATAACCAAGTATCGAGGTATAATCATATCCTTACTCTATTTAATCGCAAGTAGGCCCGATATCCTGTTTAGTGTGTGCATGTTTGCTAGATATCAAATACCGCCTAAGGATTCCCACTTTAAGATTGTTAAACGTATTTTGAGGTATCTTAATGAAACATCCAATCACGATCTTTGGCATCTAAAGGGAAGTGTTTGTAGCTTAGTAGGATATTCTGATTTGGATTTCACGGGGTGCAAGTCGGATAGGAAAAGTACTAGTGGTACTTGCCACTTATTTAGAAGCTGCTTAAATTCTTGGCATAACATGAAACAACATAGTGTTACTCTTTCTACCACTAAGGTTTAATATGTAGTCGCCAGTAGTTGTTGTGCACAAGTCttatggcttaagcaacaactACTGGACTACGATTAAAACTTGGTTACGTTCCAATCAAGTGTGATAGCACTAGTGCTATAAGTCTTACTAAGAATCCAGTACTACACTCATAGATTAAACACATTGATATCCGACACCATTTCCTAAGAGATCATCTGGATAAATGAGACGTTATTTTTGAATGCGTTGACACCAAAATTCAGCTTGCTGACATTTTTACAAAATTGTTGTCTTCAAAATCCTTCCACAAAATCTATAGGGACTTGGGAGTCTTAGACTCATCTTTCCTTAAGTAGAATGCGGTTTTAGTTTTTAGTTTCATTTTCTATATATTTTGACTGCATTAACACTTTCTTATAGAAAATTGTAGTTTTACCAACCGACAAAATGGTATGTCTCTAACCCTTGTATCATTCTACATGTTTTGTGCTAGAGTTATGCATTAGTTTGCTTATTTCCTCGAGATCTCACTAATTCATCTCTAGCTTATGTCTTTGATTGTTATTAGTTGCATTTAAGTCTTTTAAATATGTATTACTAATTATATGCATTAGAACGTTTGATTACTTGTTCATGCATTATTTATGATTGTTAATGCATATCTTAATCTACAAGTTTGATTGTTATTACTTGCACTTAAGTCTTTGGTGTTATTGGAAGGTTTAAGAAATGTATTCGAGTAAAATACAAGAGTTTGGCAAGTTTGCTAGACACAAGTCAAGATCCAAATTAAGAGATTTATTTTCTCAACTGTAGTATTTTGTCATAattggtgattgtatgaactcttggAAATATTTGTCAAATAACAAGGAACTATGCAGGTTCTAATGGGAAACCATCAAATAGTGCACGTAGGTCAAGCGAGGACGAACACTGAAGTACTATAAATCTCGGTGTCATCTCTCTAACTCTACTCATGTATTGATATTCATAGTGACTGCATGCTAGATTTTTCAATTTTGTCGTAGTATATCATTTTTTTTTCTTGATAGAGATTAACTACGTAAAACTTAGGTTTTGTTGGAATTGGAAAACTAGTCAAACTAGTATTGTGATTGATAAATCTCAAAATTGATTGAATTTAGTACTCCATATTGAATCAATCGTGTACACTTCTTGTGACTACACAACTTGAATCAATTCATACCAAACATTTCATTGTTTATAATCTTGAATATTTGTGAAATGAACTGTGTGTTTACTTGATCATAATAAATTGTATAATTTTCATTTTCGCTTCAAACCTTCAGCGCGTAACTCATTTTTAAAAACACTATGATTTTGAAAAACGGAGGTTGCATTTTTATTTGggtctattcaccccctctagattATTTTTCTACTTCCATATTCACACCCAACAGTATTGTGATACAATTAATACAAACTTATATTATTATACACTTACAAAATATAAGCTTAAATGCAGTTTGATCccttttttaaaaaaaatttatttaacATTTTAGCCCCCCTTTAAAAAAGTCAGCCTATTGATCCCTCAGTTAAATATTTTCTGAACTTTTTTAGTCCTCCTCCACTTTTGGGGATCTGACACATGAGAAGTATGATCCGGCCAGGGTGTGTAGTGCCACGTCATTAAAAAGATTATATAGattttaaaaaaacatttttttatttATGAAATTTAGTTATTTTTACTAATACAAAAATGATTTATTATCAATATTTAAATGAGAAATTGGTTTCCCCTTTCATGTTCATGTTTTTTGGAAAACGTGAACCCTAATTTTCTTATTATTCATCTCTTCCATAATCCATGATGAACGAAATACACGAAAACTGAATCCAAACATGGTGAACGAAATACACGATGAATGAAATATGCAAGATTTACAGAAAAATAATACCTTATACATTTCACACCCGTAAAAACGTTGTCATGGGTTAACATCGGTCCATGAAGTCATGAACGATGCATCAAGGTCACATATTCACTCATCTCAATAGTATCTTTGTTTTGTCGTGCTTTTACTTGCTTGGAAATACTGCAAGATGCTTTTGACGTGGTCGGGAGATGCTGCAACTATCGAATAGAACAACAATTACGATTTACGAAATTGAGATGTGGATTGTGGAAGAGATGAATACATAAGGAAATTAGGGTTCACGTTTTTCAGAAGACATGAACATGAAAGGGGAAACCAATTTCTCATttaaatgataataataaaattaGTTTGGCTAAAATAGTCTGGTGGTCCCTGTAAGTTAGCGAGTTTTTATGTTGGCGTgtaatattaattttttaattgcAATTAAGAAATTTTGATAATAAAATTAAAAGCAATATTAACTAAATTTAAGATATAAAAAAATGCAATTTTTAATATGTAAAAATCTTTTTAATGACATGACGTCCCGCTCTTTCGCCACATCCGACTTTTCAGCTGCCACATCCTGAAAAATGAAGGGGgattaaaaaaattcaaaaaatatttaATTGAGGGATTAAAAGACTGATTTTTTTAAGGAGATactaaaatatttttaaaaaattggaACAGAAGAACCAAAATAGCATTTAAGCCAAAAATAAAAATACTTCATTATCTCTAAAATAAAGTTTTTCTTGAGTTATTAATGTGCACTCTGACCGTGTAAAATAATTTTAATCTATCACCCAATAAAAGATAATGTTATTAGAATAATTTAAAAAGAAAATAGTTTAACATAATACACATTGTTGATTAGCTGTCAATTTACGGTATATAATCTAATTTCTCGTTTTTCTTTGCATACCTctttttaaagaaaaataataatatatatatatatatatatatatatatatatatatatatatatatatatatatatatatataatatatatatatatatatatatatatatatatatatatatatatatatgaatttaattgctatacactgtcagtgtaaaagaATTTTACACAGTCAGTAAATTATAACCGTTGGATATTGAGACAAGTTTGACTTTTAATCTATAAAATAATGCAAACgagtgatgatgatgaatcgatagtataaaactttttacactgacagtgcatattaattaatatatatatatatatatatatatatatatatatatatatatatatatatatatatatatatatatatatatatatatatatatatatatatatatatatatatatatatatatatatatatatatatatatatatatcctaATAAATGTCCTAACTTTATCTTTTAAATTGTTGCATAATAATTTTCTTATAAACACAACTATCGAATAATTTTTGCAGAAATCAGCATATAAAAATATTAATggataaaataaaataattcaataaaatataataaaattaataaCTAGGTGGGCGTACTCACCAAAAGTAATTAACTAAGTAGGAGCAATGTCACCCAATTCTAACCAAGTAGGTGTGCCCCTATTGCTAATGAActgatttttttattaaagatAAATAAAATAGGGGATGATGTCTCTGTTCCAAAAATAGGGTTGTAGTATTAATATTACCTCTATATTTTAAAATGATTATTCTCAATTATTTATGAGTTGCATTCAAGCATTCATACATTTATCATCAACCCTTGGGAGATAAACCGTTTTATTCAACAAATGAGAATGAGCTAAATGTAAAAATACAGCTAATAAATGACTGTATTGCAGTCTGGTCCCCATTTTTAGAGAACTAGTAAGGTCCAGCTCTCACATTTTGTTGACAATTAGTAAAAAGTTTGGGTGACCACAATCAATTTATCAACATTTTTTCAGTCACAACCTCAATCCTAGAAAAAAGAAATCATTATCTTAATCATATAATCAAACTTGATCAAGTTGTATGAAATGGAATGAATAATTTCTCTAGATAACAATAATAATAGCACCTTCAAAATTCTTTAAGATGAATCATGTGAAAACTATACAATATTTAGAAGTAAGATAAAATTGCATATTAATTGAGTGGTTCCACTAGGCAAAATATGCATTATTCTTGTTTATTTGAAGCCAGACAAATAGCACAATTACTAATTGCTGTGCCTGACTGGTTAACTTCAAACCATCGTGTCTCTTTCTTGGGATAGACGTGTCATACTTTGCTTCTAGCATTACAATTTATATAGATTTTCCAGAATGAATATGGACCATGGAATCTAATTCCTTGATTACCTTAACCTCTTTTGCATTCAATACTATTTTTAATCGTGTATAGTAGTACTATTAGAATAAATACCCAATAAACAACAATGAAATAGAACCTAAATATCATATTCACAAAATGCATTGCTAGTTTAAAAGTCAACCAAAGTGCAATTGCTAATTTATATGTAAACTCAACTTAAACATAATTAAGTTCTTACATGAAATAGTGTGTATCTTATGAATCGGATATATTAATGatcaaatataaaaaaaataaattagATTTGTTTAAAATAGTGATAAGAAGGTGTAAAATTTAAGACAGATCTTAAAAGCAAAATTTGTATTTTTGTGAAGTTCACACAAAAATCTTATACAAATGACAATTGACAATAGATGCTAAAATAAATTGACTTTACATTATGAAAGTATGAATGTCTAACAATAATGAAATCAAATTAAACAAGATTAGCATAGATAAATTAAAAGCTTAATCTCTTTTGCTACTACTAATCCCTCCCTACTTTACTATACTTTCATTGTTAATAAAGATTCCTCCAAAAGTTCCATTTTCTCtacaaacaaaaacaaaaagctcCTATTCTCTTCCATGAAAAAGCAAGAAACATGTTTCTGATGAATGAGTTTCCCAACAAAACACAAATCAGCTACCACCTGCAGCTGTGGCAGCAGCCCAGTTAGGAATTCCAATGGCAGAAGAAAATGGATCTATGAAACAATCTCCAGAGCCACCGAGTTGACTCAGTTCATCTAAACTCTCAAAGAAATCATCTGTCAAAACAACCTCAGATAAACCAAACTCATCTTCTCCTCCTCCTTCTTCGTCATCCATCAAAGAATCTTCCTTGCTGTCGGACTTTTGAACGTCTTCGTCTTCTGGAGAAGAGGGTGGTTTTGTAAGATCTTTGCTTGTTGTTTCACCTTGAGGTGGCGTTAATGGCTTCTGCCGAGATGAACCGGCGAGAGAGTTTTTGTGTGTTGGAGCAGGATGGTTGTGTTCAGATGTATATGTTACTATGAACATTGTTGGATCTGATCTGTTTCTTTCAACTTGCTTTCTTGCTAAACAACCTTTAGAACTGCTACATCTATAATAACCCCTGCAAAATAGAAGAAGGATTTAATAAAAATGACTTCATAAATTGTTTTTGTTGACTAAAATCTGAACcgaaaattttgatttttttttcttgaAATTCACCTTGGATATGGTGAGCCTTTTATAGGTTTTTGTCCGTATTTTCTCCATGCCCATATGTCTGAAGAGAGACTCTCAACCGGTACTTGACAAACTTTCTTGAGCTGGTTTTTCCTGCGGAAATAAACATGATTTTTATGAGATGGGTGAGTTCAAGATCCCATTTTGAATATTATAAAAAAAgtaaattattttatttttaccTTCTTTTTGATCTTGGGTTGGTGAGAGAATCACCCTGGTGTGATTGTTTAGTTCTCTGTTGCAGTTGTTGTTTGTCTTGTGTTTGAGGTAATTTCGGTGCTACAGAGGAGGAATAAGAGAATGAAGAAAACAGAGGGGAAGTTTGCAAAGAAAGAGGCTCTGATCTAGAAAAGAAAGGCTTGCAAAGTTCATGCAACTCTTCAATGGAGGTTCTTAGTTCAAAAGGGTGTGTTGAAAGTGAGAAAGTTTGAGGTTTTTGTTCAGTGGTAAAGATAGAGGAGAAGGCAGAAGAAGGTTCTGGTTGGAGAGGGAAAACAGAGGAGGAGGAAGAAGAAACAGAGGGTGTGGGTGTGGGTGTGTTGGTGGAAGTGACGGTGGAGCAACCTCTAACCACCGCATGGAGATCCCAATCTTGTTCCATAGGTAAAAAGAGACAAAGGCTGCAATAATGTGTGAAGTTTGTGTTTCTTTGAGAGAGAGAAGGACAAAAGAAGGCGCTGACTTTTGGTGAGAGAGATGATATTACTACAATAAGTGAGAATGGACTTTGTTTATATAGAGAGAGAAAAGTGGGCGTTTTTTACAAAGTCAAGttagagagagaaagagaaaactTGGTTGGCATTTTGGCATCTCTATGCTAATTTTATTGCTTTGTGTTTTCAGATTTCTCAATAAAACAAGTCCTCAAAATATTTTgggaaaaaaattaaaaatttaatttttaatatattgAATAGAATTGTTGATTTATTATAAATGAAGAGTACTGGTTCAAAAATATTGTATTGACATTCTTAAAAAAAGTATTTTTTAAAActgaaaaaataaatataaatgaGACATTAGTACTAGTTTAAATTTTTATGAATTCAAGAAATTGGCTTAAGAATATAGTGAAGTGAAATGGTACTGTATTGGATCAAATTTCGGTTTCAGTAGCAGTATTTATTTACCACAGAAGAAAAAATAGTAGTGATTTTGTTTGTATTAGTATTTGGTTTTGGTGCATCTCCTATTGGCATTTTAGGCTGTGCCTCCTTGTTTGCTTCTGGTCTctcaattttaatttttttttgaatgTTGGCTCACCATTCTAACTTTGGGTCAGTTTTTCTAAAAATGTTTAAATAAAGGAATTAAAAGTTTATTTAAATTACTTATTATTTTTCATCTTCTTTATATTAGTAATAGTAACTTTAAATGTTGTAAAAGAGTTCTATACACGGAGAGACACGGGGAGTACTAGTGTTTAGGGGGTTGACATGAGAAAATGTCAAAGGGTGCTCAAGATTTGATGAAAGAGGTAGGAAAGTCCACACGTTCTACTTTCTTTATTACTAGAAGACAGGCTTTTGTAACTTATGCCGACAACATTTAAATTTAATAATGCCTCAACTAGTGACATATCACTCGTTTCTTCCCATCTTTATTTAAATGttttttatttaagaaaaaaaaaCCATCTTATTCTTCCCTTTAacaattaaattaaaaatatatcACATCCATTAAGGGTCGTGGATTTCTTTAAACAACATCTTTATCATTTTAATAGTGTTTATTTAAATTTTAGAAAAAACATAATTTTAAGAGCAATATTGAAAATATAAAGATAGTGAAGAAATCAgatttttttatcaaaataatccaattttttaattttatttaaaaaataatcatgttttcaatttttttccaaaatacCCCATTTTTAGGAGAAGacgtcaatccaattgacgtctcctcttaaaaatagagtgcagacgccaattggattgacgaTGGCACATGGTCCAACCAATTTAATTGGTGCCAATGTGTATTTTTTGAAAGGAGACGCCAATTGAATTGACACCTCAGTGTATTATGcatttttttgttataaatagaggtgttgtgtgaatcatttttccatatctcatttcatcatttggcaatcatgtttgaTGTTCGTCGTCGTTATGGAAAtgtgatttatgcgagagacaaacctcagatgttgatgctcttctggaacatcactactTTCAATCAACTGAAGAGagagttggttcgttggttagatgagaaaataccagaaggggaaaaaattagaagtattgagagactcgatagtATCTTTGGTTAGGTGCGAAtgaaaactgataaggatgctagggaaatgatgttaggacgagatgacatcactttgattgttataatcagttagaaatattaTGTCTTCAGTTTTCTTATGTTGTAGTGATTTTTATTGTGAACCTCGTCGTAATAAAAACTCAATGATATATAAAAAGTGAAGGTTACaaaaatacaatgttacaaaaagattatgacccagatgatgctcctcgattgggacagttgttcttgttgtgtcctggttgacgacagatactacatagtcttatcattttatctgtcgTATCCATTTCTGTCTTGATATGTGTGCTATTTGGCCTTCattttttctttctacgcatctcgtcgttgtgctaaactatgtcaccttcgtatgaaggccagtattcctccattggtagcactgGGAAGCTTTTATTATATATATTCATGACGCTGACAtccttgtacacatcagataaatggctctAAGCGTCTTGGCGAGTATATgtgcatgctgcaatgacatgggagtaAGGAATGCGAAAGGCatggaattttccacaatcgcaccaacttctgtttagtctaacaacataggctaaatttggtctcccctcatGTGGTCCGTTGTTTCCTAGATGCTGAAATTTTGCTTATGACGGTCAAAGACTattacagcgtgtgtgctagctttgctgctctcctctttcatgactttcatgcaacactcatTTAATACTTGCCCATATATTAACAtcgcactccatctttcacctctagttgtgaacgtagaagccaacctataataggttgatctgaccaaggcggttattggcagatttctaatgcatttgaataccccgttcatgcattccacaaggtttgttgtcatgtggccccgTCGACAACCTCCatcaaatgcccttgtccactactctactggtatgttattcaACCAT encodes:
- the LOC127127028 gene encoding WRKY transcription factor 22, with product MEQDWDLHAVVRGCSTVTSTNTPTPTPSVSSSSSSVFPLQPEPSSAFSSIFTTEQKPQTFSLSTHPFELRTSIEELHELCKPFFSRSEPLSLQTSPLFSSFSYSSSVAPKLPQTQDKQQLQQRTKQSHQGDSLTNPRSKRRKNQLKKVCQVPVESLSSDIWAWRKYGQKPIKGSPYPRGYYRCSSSKGCLARKQVERNRSDPTMFIVTYTSEHNHPAPTHKNSLAGSSRQKPLTPPQGETTSKDLTKPPSSPEDEDVQKSDSKEDSLMDDEEGGGEDEFGLSEVVLTDDFFESLDELSQLGGSGDCFIDPFSSAIGIPNWAAATAAGGS